From Ignavibacterium sp.:
AAAATACTATCAGCGTGAATTATGTAATTGCCGGAATACGATTGCTGCGTTCCGAAATTATCCGGTTTTAATTGATGACAAGCTGTACAGCTAACCCCATCGTTTGCTAATGGATCTTGTTTTAGTTCAGCCATGGAGTATCCACTCTGTCCATTGTACATTGCCTGAGTAAATCCTATCGGCGAATGGCATTTCGTACAAGTTGTTTCTATCATCTGCTGATGCTGAGGGAAATTGCTTACTTCTTCTGCAACCATTGCGCGCCAAAACGGATCTTTACTCGCATTGCCCATCATTGTTGAGCGCCAGTAGGTAATTGGTGAAACATCCTGACCGTTCCAGGTCATTGCATTTCCGCTGCTTTTATGACAAAGAACACAATTACCCGAACCGCTGAACAGTACTGAGGTACCTGTTGGCAAAGCTGTTTGGGCTAAAACAAGAGTTATAGAAACTAAACTTAAGACAATTGCTGCTCTAAATAATTTCATTTACTACCTTATAATGTTAGCATGTCTTGATATTTCTTTCCATTCACCATTAATATTTTTATAAACATCAGTATATCTGCGAATAATTGTTTTACCTTTATCAGGATTATCTCCTATAGGTACAACAATTTCTTTTCCCATAACAACCACAACATCACCAAATACTCCATAATACTCTGGCTCCTGAGTATAAGTTGAGTACTTAATAAAAGTATTTTTTATTCTTTGAAAAACCTGGCTTCTGTTTACAACCATGTTTGATGGGTTGTTTACATGAAAATCCTCCGCCCAGATTTTTGACAGTGTAACAGTATCTGATTGCAAAATTGCTTTTACTTGTGCTGCTTCGAGCAGTTTTATTTGAGCTATTATTTCATCTTTACTCTGATTGTTTATTGTTTGTGCCTTTCCAAAGGTGGCACAAAGTATTATTAACAATGATATGCTTCTTAACTTCAATTATTACTCTCCTATTTTATTCTGTATTATTTTATTAAGATCATCTTCTTTATTTCGGTATAATTGCCGGTTTCTAATTTATACAGATACATTCCACTTGAAAGCTTAGAGGCATCAAACTCTATCTCATATCTGCCTGCTTCTCTGAATTCATCTACCAATGTTGCTACTTCATTCCCGAGTATATCATATACTTTTATTGTTTGCCTACTGCCTACCGGTGACTGCCAACTGATCTTAGTGCTTGGGTTAAATGGGTTTGGATAGTTCTGCTCAAGTATAAAATTATTTACAACTGAGTTAATTTCAGTTTCTACGGCAGTAGGAAGGTTTGATACTTTCAGAATGTTATCCTGTGAAAAAGATGTGATGAACAGATTACCATTTGAGTCGAATACCATTCCTGATGGTCTTGGCATATCACTAATTAAAGTATCCACTATTCCATTATGTATTCTGAAAAGTCTTCCTTTGTTATCCAACCAAGGTGGGCCAAATTGTGCATGCTGTAAAGCATAAATTGTATGGTCAACCGGATGAATTGCTATATCAATAATAGCTGTTAATCCATCCTGATAAACTGAATTGACACCTGCCAGATTAACCGAATAAATTTTTGCAGCACCAACCGGAATTGGAAGTCCTGTAAGAATGCCAACAAAATAACTTGTATCATTATTTCTGGCGATGCAAGTCGGAACAGCTTCTACCTGTCCAATCGGCGCAAATGTACTGAAGACGGATAATGAGCCATTGTTTCTGTGCCATCGGAGTATATTGTTATAATAAGCATCAACGATGAATAAATCATTTTCAAATCCTGTTATAATTTTATATGGATTTCCATTTGATTGTATACTGTTCATACTGATAACTGATTGAATGTTGCTTCTGTTCTTTACGCTAAAATTTTGTGAAAATCCGGTAGTATCAACAAATATAACTTTGCTGCCGAGTGTATCGCCGTTAGTGTTTTGCCCCTGAACTATCATTAGTTTTCCATCAATATCAAAGCCGACATCAGTTGCCCCAATCGGTTCAAAAGCCGGTGCCGAAGACGGCAGATCAACCATAAATGTGTGAACTTGTCCATCAGTTGTTACCATAGAAACTTTTGCAGTGTTTCCACTTCCTGTTCCTTGTTCCGCGACCCAAAGATTACCATTTGAATCAATATCAATCCCAATAGGATTTACGAATCCGGTTGCGTAAACCTGAACCGTCGGCTGACTAAAGGTTTTTTGATTCGCAATAATTATTATAACTATTGCAACAAGTTTTAGTAAAAAGTTTTTCATTTTATTCTCCTTTTTATTTTTAATTGATTTGCCGTGTAATTCTTTTTATAGAATCCGGCTATTTATCTGGTGACAAATGTCGAGAATAATGAATGGTTATTCTACCAGAAATGAAACAAAAGCTATAACAAATGGAACATCACTTCAATCACGTCACCCTGAACTCGTTTCAGGGTCTTAGTCTATCATCTCTAAAGGGGATGCTGAAACAAGTTCAGCATGACTTTAGGAAAAAGAAGTGCTTTGTTTTTGCAGATATTCAGAAGGTGAACATCCAAAATATTTTTTGAATGACTCAGCGAAATAAGATGGATTACTGAAACCAACTTCATAAGCGATTTCGGAAATGTTTCCGGCTTTACCGGAAAGTAATCTTGCAGCTTTTTTCAATCTGTAATTTCTGATGAATTCATTTGCTGAAGTATCAGTCAGCGCATTTAATTTTCTGTTGAGATGTGTTTTGCTCATTCCAACACTTTTGGCAAATTCCTCAGCAGAAAAATTTTCATTACTAACATTCTTCTCGACTATCTCCAATACACGAGTGAGAAATTTTTCATCAGTGGAATTAATGGTTATATCCTTTGGTTCAAGTGTGATTTCTTTGCTGAATATCTCCCGCAATCTATTACGCTGATCAATTAAATTTTTTATTCTGAGCAGAAGTTCTGTATTGTTGAATGGTTTTGTTAAATAATCATCTGCACCGGTTTCAAGCCCCATTAACCTGCTGTTAGTTTCTGCTTTTGATGTTAAAAGTATTATGGGAATGTGACTTGTTTTTTCATCCGCTTTAACTTGTGCACAAAATTCATAACCGTTTAGTTTGGGCATCAACACATCACTGATAATTAAATCGGGAATGTTTTCTAATGCTTTATTTAATCCGTCTTCTCCATCAATGGCTTCAATAACTTTATAGTTTGACTGAATATTTTCTTTAATGAAATGTCTCATATCATTGTTGTCTTCAACGATAAGAATTATTGGAGCTTCTTCGGAAATATCATCCTTTACATCTTCAGAATCTAATGTTTTCACGACTGGTCTGAC
This genomic window contains:
- a CDS encoding nuclear transport factor 2 family protein, which translates into the protein MKLRSISLLIILCATFGKAQTINNQSKDEIIAQIKLLEAAQVKAILQSDTVTLSKIWAEDFHVNNPSNMVVNRSQVFQRIKNTFIKYSTYTQEPEYYGVFGDVVVVMGKEIVVPIGDNPDKGKTIIRRYTDVYKNINGEWKEISRHANIIR
- a CDS encoding ScyD/ScyE family protein — its product is MKNFLLKLVAIVIIIIANQKTFSQPTVQVYATGFVNPIGIDIDSNGNLWVAEQGTGSGNTAKVSMVTTDGQVHTFMVDLPSSAPAFEPIGATDVGFDIDGKLMIVQGQNTNGDTLGSKVIFVDTTGFSQNFSVKNRSNIQSVISMNSIQSNGNPYKIITGFENDLFIVDAYYNNILRWHRNNGSLSVFSTFAPIGQVEAVPTCIARNNDTSYFVGILTGLPIPVGAAKIYSVNLAGVNSVYQDGLTAIIDIAIHPVDHTIYALQHAQFGPPWLDNKGRLFRIHNGIVDTLISDMPRPSGMVFDSNGNLFITSFSQDNILKVSNLPTAVETEINSVVNNFILEQNYPNPFNPSTKISWQSPVGSRQTIKVYDILGNEVATLVDEFREAGRYEIEFDASKLSSGMYLYKLETGNYTEIKKMILIK